A genomic window from Vitis riparia cultivar Riparia Gloire de Montpellier isolate 1030 chromosome 16, EGFV_Vit.rip_1.0, whole genome shotgun sequence includes:
- the LOC117933329 gene encoding two-component response regulator ORR23-like, whose amino-acid sequence MTTRFPRMCRSALDDLSGPEPKDDAWMTSEVQQQKAAAAIVIGGSVKKKGSHTNEDRLLRKVVTVKNAQNALITLQQRMNFFHLVITDVHMPEMDGFEFQKKVQEKFNLPIVMMSADDKETSILRGLEAGAAFYIVKPVNYDDLRNLWQYAVSSRKVKSVVNRKFKSSQGASLVQKTSVDVDVGSVAPLNDEKQNKRDTKNKAPIKVNEGNEKEKAEIVTTKKTKVIWTTALHNRFLEAIRKIGLERAVPKRILEVMNVPGLTRDNVASHLQKYRIFLKRVTEASNSDGSSTGKNIIEKTLRSSFAAGHPSLVLRTLQHGFPQFVDHQQVGSSLQPGFLENIQMANGLDHGSALFPNQQASSSDFIPQLGYGQFHSMNNQDYFQQQTLGNINPLYLADGADISSYQTQGRSEFLSNAMSNNNSTAIAGSGQMGFADGVSNGFSGSYGLRNGDNGNMALALGGNLNSGCYPQEAYSSAGFGSTNQLSPRFSNVIQQEYNPMLGNVSLPKFTEFGLDEIYLNQLNNPFYNEQQVGEEVQNHGYTIHPNPVQQNPPENLLSFNQREWDGGISGYNFGNGMSQFDKYFLTFDRPCPNQQQGGGEFLDNGPYNGYSNVNPAWNQGATDDIMRSIFGPDGY is encoded by the exons TTGTTACCGTCAAAAACGCCCAGAACGCTTTGATCACTCTTCAACAGAGAATGAATTTTTTCCACCTTGTTATAACGGATGTACACATGCCGGAGATGGATGGATTCGAATTTCAAAAGAAAGtccaagaaaaattcaatctcccTATAGTTA TGATGTCTGCCGATGACAAAGAAACTTCCATATTAAGGGGCTTAGAGGCTGGTGCTGCATTTTACATCGTGAAACCTGTAAACTATGATGATCTTAGGAACTTATGGCAATATGCTGTTAGCTCAAGGAAAGTTAAATCTGTAGTCAACCGCAAATTTAAAAGTTCTCAAGGGGCATCACTAGTTCAGAAAACATCCGTTGATGTTGATGTAGGGTCTGTAGCACCATTGAATGACGAGAAACAGAATAAGAGAGATACCAAAAATAAGGCACCAATAAAGGTTAATGAAggcaatgaaaaagaaaaagctgaGATTGTTACCACCAAGAAGACAAAAGTGATCTGGACAACTGCACTTCACAACCGGTTCTTGGAAGCTATACGAAAAATAGGCCTTGAAA GGGCTGTTCCCAAGAGGATTCTTGAGGTCATGAACGTGCCAGGATTAACTAGAGATAATGTGGCTAGCCATCTTCAG AAATACAGAATCTTTCTAAAGCGTGTAACAGAAGCAAGCAACTCCGATGGAAGTAGCACAGGAAAGAACATTATTGAAAAAACTCTCCGATCAAGCTTTGCCGCAGGGCATCCTTCATTGGTCCTTCGGACTCTCCAGCATGGGTTCCCTCAGTTTGTGGACCATCAACAAGTAGGATCATCCCTGCAACCAGGATTCCTAGAGAATATCCAGATGGCCAATGGTCTGGACCATGGCAGTGCACTTTTCCCTAATCAGCAAGCTTCAAGTAGTGACTTTATACCTCAACTTGGGTATGGACAATTCCATTCAATGAACAATCAAGATTATTTCCAGCAACAAACTCTTGGCAACATTAATCCTCTCTATCTAGCCGATGGTGCCGATATAAGTTCATATCAAACTCAAGGAAGATCAGAATTTCTCTCAAATGCCATGTCTAATAACAACTCCACTGCCATTGCTGGGTCAGGTCAAATGGGATTTGCTGATGGTGTATCAAATGGTTTTAGTGGCAGTTATGGCTTGAGAAATGGGGATAATGGGAATATGGCTCTTGCACTGGGGGGGAATCTGAACTCTGGTTGTTATCCTCAAGAAGCATATTCTTCTGCAGGGTTTGGGAGCACAAACCAACTCTCACCAAGGTTCTCTAATGTCATCCAACAGGAATATAATCCAATGCTTGGGAATGTCTCTCTCCCGAAATTCACTGAATTTGGTCTTGATGAAATTTACCTTAACCAGCTCAACAATCCATTCTATAAtgag CAACAAGTTGGAGAAGAAGTTCAGAACCATGGCTATACCATCCACCCCAATCCTGTGCAACAGAACCCTCCTGAGAACCTACTTTCCTTCAACCAG AGAGAATGGGATGGAGGTATAAGCGGCTACAACTTTGGCAATGGCATGAGTCAGTTCGATAAGTATTTTCTAACCTTTGATCGGCCATGCCCTAATCAG CAACAAGGAGGTGGAGAATTCCTGGACAATGGACCCTACAATGGCTATTCGAATGTGAATCCAGCATGGAATCAG GGTGCTACTGATGATATCATGCGTTCCATATTTGGTCCTGATGGATATTAA